A stretch of the Eriocheir sinensis breed Jianghai 21 unplaced genomic scaffold, ASM2467909v1 Scaffold314, whole genome shotgun sequence genome encodes the following:
- the LOC126991644 gene encoding uncharacterized protein LOC126991644 — protein MCCAPAGLSEERERRSPSEEPDDIVEETENAGAQADAGQQALVCLKKAAQPLAVVEEEIPSDTLQDADGVVGKGEKEATGRRRQTLIITIHLVKREKVHKPVDDTTVAQKDCTQLESHGKRVQTLVITLHMVKREKIKEVYDELPSGHQGTAGDAPSSRSKAVTGPPEKMPLISSFKQRDGSQTPVKKTIRFNFQNLNTFVKIRELYCAYDYCKYGFPLSSIRPELERRKERTVKPQKGSAKDAVKKHNTRHQQTVGAARCAQMNTTTEGKSPKGILKKEKMPRSTCPGHVCFNLGNLRAPVKEREVYRGHDTFRYAAPFQVTQPPNFTSMPHQQPVRSASNSLRGAPRHLERPTQRRNDSFQQNSGWYAAHNYTNSRHS, from the exons atgtgtTGCGCGCCGGCAGGTTtaagtgaag AGCGGgagcgccgcagcccctccgaggaacctgacgacatcgtcgaggaaaccgaaaacgcgggtgcccaggccgatgcagggcaacaggccctggtctgcctgaagaaggctgctcagcctctcgcagtggtggaggaggagatcccctccgacaccctgcaggatgctgatggggtggtggggaagggcgaaaaagaggccactggcaggaggcgtcagactctcatcatcacaatccacttggtgaagagagagaaggtccacaagccagtggatgatacaacagtcgcacaaaaagactgcacgcaattggagagccatggcaagagggttcaaactctcgtaattactctgcacatggtcaagagagagaaaataaaggaggtatacgatgagctcccctccgggcaccaaggcacggctggggacgctccttccagcaggagcaaggccgttaccggcccaccggaaaagatgccccttatcagcagcttcaaacagcgggatgGATCTCAAACTCCGGTCAAGAAaactatcaggttcaacttccaaaacctgaacactttcgtcaaaattcgtgagctgtactgtgcctacgactactgcaa gtatggcttccctctctccagcattcgtcctgagctggaaaggcgaaaggagagaacagtgaagccacagaaagggtcagcaaaggacgcggtaaagaaacacaacacacgacaccagcaaacagttggagcagctcgctgtgcacaaatgaataccactactgaagggaagtctcctaaaggtatcctgaagaaagaaaagatgccacggtccacctgtccaggacatgtgtgcttcaaccttggtaacctccgcgcccccgttaaggaacgtgaagtgtaccgtggccacgacaccttcagatacgccgcgccgttccaagtcactcagcctcccaactttacctcgatgcctcaccagcagcccgttagatccgcctctaactcgctgcgtggcgcacctcggcacctcgagaggccgacacagcggaggaacgactccttccagcaaaacagtggctggtatgctgcacacaactacaccaacagccgccactcaca